One Lysinibacillus sp. OF-1 DNA segment encodes these proteins:
- a CDS encoding FHA domain-containing protein encodes MYEPFSADAYSGNTRKKMFIKIIDIIIVTIAFFFILYVFVMNQDVLLKFVIGTVIVILAIIYVSLKYEAKAITQVMAKKDISKLVLLNERGVEIDEWELGDQISLLIGKSSAEHKADIDLSGTEYESLVNYEHAVLNCVAGIWYLEDIDSVNGVGLKKANKRVKNRLKHEIPYPLGNGDTIYIANTRILVK; translated from the coding sequence ATGTATGAGCCATTTTCAGCTGATGCTTACAGTGGAAATACACGAAAAAAAATGTTTATAAAAATTATCGATATCATTATTGTCACAATCGCCTTCTTTTTCATTTTATATGTTTTTGTGATGAATCAGGATGTCCTTTTGAAATTCGTTATTGGGACGGTAATAGTCATACTCGCCATTATATACGTATCGCTTAAATACGAAGCCAAGGCAATCACTCAAGTGATGGCTAAGAAGGACATTTCAAAGCTTGTTCTTCTTAATGAACGTGGAGTAGAAATAGATGAATGGGAACTTGGCGATCAAATTTCATTGCTTATTGGAAAAAGTTCAGCTGAACACAAGGCGGATATTGATTTAAGTGGAACAGAGTATGAATCTCTTGTGAATTATGAGCATGCTGTACTAAATTGTGTAGCTGGAATTTGGTATTTAGAGGATATAGATTCGGTTAATGGTGTTGGCTTAAAAAAAGCGAATAAGCGGGTAAAAAATAGATTAAAACATGAGATTCCTTACCCATTAGGTAATGGAGACACAATA
- a CDS encoding J domain-containing protein: MKTHYETLGIDRNATQEQIKLAYRKLSKKHHPDVSGGNQESEKIFLEVQEAYKVLKDPALKETYDARLDGKGTSWQNEQQNEKHSNGHQSTEKKPDFNMNNIEKNFEHFFGFNPKTKEMSSTLHKKTKKNPLDTTDLFERFFNK; encoded by the coding sequence ATGAAAACGCATTATGAAACATTGGGTATAGACCGAAATGCAACACAAGAGCAAATAAAATTAGCTTATCGAAAGCTTTCCAAAAAGCATCACCCTGATGTGAGTGGTGGAAATCAAGAGTCAGAGAAAATTTTTTTAGAGGTTCAAGAGGCATATAAGGTGCTTAAAGATCCAGCGCTGAAAGAGACTTACGATGCCCGTCTCGATGGCAAAGGTACCAGCTGGCAAAATGAACAACAAAATGAAAAGCATTCAAACGGACATCAGTCTACAGAGAAAAAGCCAGATTTTAATATGAATAATATTGAAAAAAACTTTGAACATTTCTTTGGCTTCAATCCTAAAACAAAGGAGATGTCCTCAACGCTTCATAAAAAAACGAAGAAAAATCCATTGGATACAACGGATTTATTTGAACGTTTTTTTAATAAATAA